Below is a window of Aquarana catesbeiana isolate 2022-GZ linkage group LG11, ASM4218655v1, whole genome shotgun sequence DNA.
gcactttttatggcaataacttgcatatacgcctttaaaattagcacttttgatttttcaagttcgtgtcccatagactttaacagtgttcgtgtgttcgtccaagatttttgcctgttcgcatgttctggagtgAACCGaaccggtgttcggctcatccttagtcaggatcagtggtgtcctcagTACTGAAAAATACAGGAAAATACTTATCAGTCATGCCATACCAGCAGGGAGGTGTGTGACTGGcgcaaatttattctgcagcaggacaacgaccccaaacatacagcctttgtcattaaagcagaccttcagtaattttttcaactttccatctattaaatcttctgcccttgttgttttaattttggatagtaaaacatttttttttttgccagtaaataccttatacagcccacttactgtttcttgtctgatcattcgcctaggcttatgacatcatgcacagctctctctctcactctcataagagtttgccaagaagggaggggggttgagtcataagagggccaatgagggctgcagagctggaggtgtgcctctgtgtgtctgtgtaaatccaggaagtgaacaggcagcaacttcagctgcccacagttaaaatggctgcagacagacttagtggaggggaatttctgcagcgtatttggcaagtacagaatcacggtatatataaaataatatgcaaagcggttggagggaagcttcagaatggcaaagatgtttttattacaaattatgtgagcagactgcagttcctctttaaaaactaTCTTTAGTATAAAGAAGAACAAgaaatgatggtttggcccccacagagccctgatctcaacagcattaagtctgtctgggatgaagagacagaaggatttgaggcagcctacatccacagaagatctgtggttagttctccaagatctttggaacaacctacttgctgagttccttcaaaaactgtgtgcaattgtacctagaagaattgatgctgtttttaaAGCAAAGGGTGGCCaagccaaatattgatttgattttgatttctcttctgttcattttctttttttttttacaaattttactCATTTTGttgattgataaaaataaactattaacactactATTTCTGAAAGCTTTTTTAATTTCTAGCATtttttcatacctgcctaaaacttttccacagtactgtatatacacccAGAAGCTATGGGCAACAATAGTAAACTATTAAACATAGGAGCACTTGCTTATTAATCCCTGCTGGCCTGGATTTAGCAGCTTTTTCATGGACAGCACATATGACCTCTCCACTTCCTTTTTCTGGGGTCTTCAACCTAACAACCCAGACACAGGAAGGGCATACATAACAGATCCACAGTCCAAGCATTTACAAAGAGCATTTACAGACAGCAGAGGACAGCAGATCTCTAcactgtcttttagccagttttctatccatttacaaaaatgatttttttaaacctgtaaagtttaaagtggtagtaaaccacaaggtaaaggcataatgtgctagtatgcatcacatactagcagaTTAGGAAAGGCTTACCTTTAAATGAAGCCCTCCAgaagcacgctgtcaccgctgcagaggtttccatcttcacccggtcttccttacaGTGTCTTTTGACTAGCCGAGCCACATGGACGTCACTCCCGCCACTCCTGgaatgacatcaccggctgctgctcactgcaatatctcctaaacggtgcacatttaggagatattcatttaacctacaggtaggctttattataagcttacctgtaggtaaaaataaaaaggtaactttactaccacttttacttgcacattagccgtgtgtggggaatggtctccagtgtttgcttactttctcataaaaagaaatcagatttctcTGACAACTTTGGTCTTCCATGAATTCATTCTGACtactgcttaaaatattttttttaacaaaatgtttctatgtggtcttttattaaactcataAGTATCTTCCTGACTACAGAAGAGTAACTCCACGTTTGTTGAGCAAAaaccattcccctctgggtgatctgtgcaCATTGTGGGGATTTTAACAacctttgtagcagattcctacattttgttgttcaagaaatagctgtttgtttgtgtcTATGTGCTCAGtgatctgtatgggagtggttttataactATTATTCGGCTGCTGCAACAGCAGGGTTCTATTGAGGAAACTGGCAGGTtctacatccctttagacatgatttccttttgggagtatctcaccaaaaattacatttttgttgcaggagatgctcaAAATCTAgcttgcagacttctgggaaaatcagtaagccaatcacacaagcaggaaatgacgtttctggggggcgttctatacaccatctgtgtaaagaacgcctccatgtagccatattgcattgcattttacagaaaattacagcggctgcagattgaaaaggaaaggtcatttttaataacatttaattacaatatgacttgtgtcgcaattgtatacactatatcatttttttttatttgctaaaattttttttttcatgaaagtggagttactatgtccttttttaaaatatgttgcaggggatgcttaaaatctgacttgtatcttagtgcagacctctgggaaaatcagtacgccaatcacacaagcaggaaattacatttacaGGGTGTGTTCTGTACAtcatctgtatacagaacaccttgtatatgctttttttatttgctatttttttcccatgaaagtggaattaccctttaaactaaccggtctatagttacttggtaaagactatAATCCCTTTTATATATAGACAGCACATTAGCCTTACCAGAGGTACCATGCCAGTTATTAAAGtgtctctaaaaattagaaacaatggcttagaTATAACAGAGCTCAGCTCTTTGAGAACCCATGGGTGTAAGtcttctggtccaggtgctttattcatctTTATTTTGTCTATGTGTTTCTGGAGCATATCAGTTTTGAGCCATAGTGGATCATTTGGAGCTACAGTATGTCATTATTATCCTCATTATGGAATTGAGCTCCCCCATTTTCTTTGTATACATAGAGCTGAAGATGTTAtctaataaatttgccttctctttctcCCCAGTTGCCAAATCAAAATTATCTTGTAAAGGGTTATGTCATATTTTATTATCATCATCTCATAATTACACTGTATACAATTTGcatatcataatatatatatacacttcatTAGCCTATTCTCAAGTGGAGATTTTTGCTTCTGAACATAAGTAAATGGTCCCCTCTCTGTCCTGGGCCCCTGCTGCCGAACGGATGGGGCCCAGAAATCTTTTATTTTATAGCTGGGAGCTATGGCCCATTGAATTATGGTGCATGTGCCCAAAGGTATTTAAAAAATCCCCTCTCTGCCCCTGCATTGGTGGTCCTGGTAAATGGGCCCACGTGCATACAAAGCACTGCACCAGTGAAGGGGGCTAACAAAGCGCTATGCATTTTCCTCCAGCTCACATGGCAGCGTTAGGCATGCTGATTGGCTGGCTGCTGTAATATTGGGAGCAATGAATGTCAGGTTCCTGCAGATTTAGAAGTAGCTGAGATTTCTTGGAACATTTATGGGCAGTCTGGGAAAAGTATCCTGGTATTTTCCTGGgtctggttaaccacttgccagctGCCTCACGTATGAGTACGGTGGAAGAGTGTCTCTCCTGtgcagtaaactgtgtttactatgcttccgtttgtgaataaatgggaagcctcagagcgcttcctattcattcacttgtccagtgcagctgagtctacagagaaaaggactgataaatctatgtcctcatttcttttctctgtCAGAAATGTGAGACATCATGGTtgtatttagacccctgatatttcaccaaagaacCCCAACAGGacagttaaaacattttttgaaaattaaataaaattttaaaaaagtgtaaaaaaaaaatggacgttccaaaaaatgttttaaataatttaaggacttgttcacatgttTTGCTCCTTGAAGAACAGTCAATTGGATCAttcttcagagagcatttaacaggtggtgaggaggcagcaTATTGCCGCCTCACAGCCTGCTTTAACCCCGCATAAGTGTAGGTTGAAGGGTACTTGCAGAGCAGtgatatttacataaatgtgtctTATCCGACAGGTGTATGATTTCTGCCATGGCTATGAAGCATAGCACCACGTCCATggcattttaataaaaatattgtttaaaaatttgGGGGGAGGGGCCCTGTCAAAtagactgtatggggccccatgatttctaatagcagccctgACTGTGCATGTGCCCAAAGGTAAAACTCTCCTCTCTACCTCTGCATTGGCATACAGAGCACTACACCTGCAATGTACAGACGTGAAAGGCGACTAACAAAGCGCTATGTATTTTCCTCCATCTCACATGGCAGAATTACACATACTGATTGGCTGCTGTGTTATGGGGAGCAATTTATGTCAGGTTGCTGGAGACTTGGAAGTAACTGAGATTTCTTGGAACATTTATGCGCAGTGTGTGGAAACTCCAGTAAAGTATTCTGGGATTTTCCTAGGGCTGGTTCACTTTAACCTCCTTGTGccagcgctatagccgaaagaaggctacaTCGTGCCTAAATTGCCGGGAGAGTGTCCATGAGCTGCCTGCgagctctgtgatcagtgagtcaataagatcccagccccttaccacatgatcagctgtcagccaatgacagccgatcacgtgatgtaaacagaagatcttaaatggctttttttcctcacgctgacagcatgaggagaaataaaaagccgattaccggcttctgtcagagagaCATGGGTCCCAAACACGGAGAggcactgctgctaagcagtgcccaccaatgccacctggcagtgcatatcagtgctgcctatcagtgcccaccagtgccacctaccattgcatatcagtgctgcctatcagtgcccaccagtgccacctaccattgcatatcagtgctgcctatcagtgccacctaccagtgcatatcagggctgcctatcagtgcccaccagtgccacctaccattgcatatcagtgctgcctatcagtgccacctaccagtgcatatcagggctgcctatcagtgccacctaccattgcatatcagtgctgcctatcagtgccacctaccagtgcatatcagggctgcctatcagtgccacctaccattgcatatcagtgctgcctatcagtgccacctaccagtgcatatcagtgctgcctatcagtgccacctaccattgcatatcagtgctgcctatcagtgcccaccagtgccacctaccattgcatatcagtgctgcctatcagtgccacctaccagtgcatatcagggctgcctatcagtgcccaccagtgccacctaccattgcatatcagtgctgcctatcagtgccacctaccagtgcatatcagtgctgcctatcagtgccacctaccattgcatatcagtgctgcctatcagtgccacctaccagtgcatatcagtgctgcctatcagtgccacctaccagtgcatatcagggctgcctatcagtgcccaccagtgccacctaccagtgctgcctatcagtgcccaccagtgccacctacagtgcatatcagtgccacctaccagtgcccatcagtgccacctaccagtgcatatcagtgctgcctattagtgcccaccagtgccccctacaagtgctgtctatcagtgcctcatcatcagtgccacctatcagtacagcctcatcagtgcacatcaatgggGAAAATTTACCTgtctgcaaaattttaaaacaaactatgaaacttttgtttttcaaaattgttagtctttcttcattttcttagcaaaaaataaaaagccagcagtgattaaataccaccaaaagaaagctctatttgtgtgaagaaaatgataaacatctCATATGGATAAgagtgacagggctgaaagctgaaaactggtctgggcaggaagggaagcaagtggttaatagattggTGTCCATTACCAAATCCATGAACCTATCACCGTCCTCAATATGTACACTGGACACGCCTACATCATATCCCCGAAACCTCCGTCCCTCCCCCCACATAACTCAGTGTTAGCAGTGCGGAGCGGAGAGGACGGCAGACACGGCCATGGCTTCTCAGGCTGTAATAAGCGGCGCGTTGTTCGCTGTGTTATTCGCTCTCCTGTCCCTCGGCTGGGCTGATTTGGTAGGCGGATGGAGCGCCGCTGACAAGAACAGCGAGGTGGTGAAAGAAATAGCGGAGTTCAGCGTATCCCAGTATAATCTACAGAGCAATTATAACTTCGTGTACACCATGATATCACTGGAAGATGCCAGGGAGCAGGTaatgtgtgtactgtgtacatGGAGGAAAGAGAACCTGTCCTCACCActctttatatatatgtgtgtgtgtgtgtattctctTCCCCTCCggaacatttaccccccccccccttcatgaccaggcctctttttttctatttgtgatatggcactgcattacttttactgacaattgctgCTCATGCAACATTGTACATAAATGATATTTATATAATGTTCTTCCtgacaaacagaactttcttttggtgtgttttttttttttttttttttttttttttttttagttgtgctataaacaaaaaaatacatttcaaaattGTCTGATATAAAACATCccattaaccatctcaataccaggcactttcacccccttcctgcccaggccatttttcagctttcagcgctgtcacactttgacaattgcgcggtcatgttatgctgtacccatatgacatttttatcatttttccccacaaataaagctttattttggtggtatttgatcacctctgtggtttttatttattgcgctatccaatattttttactttttgctataataagtatccaatttttttcttttaaccacttgccgcccgccctattaccaaatgacggcggcaaagtgattTGATATTTCTGACCGgatgtgatcaggatatcgagccgctgcgcgccgatcgttgttgcggggtgtcagtctgacacaacgcaactccgatttaggtaaagagtctctgatggagactctttaccacgtgatcagccgtgtccaatcacggctgatcacgatgtaaataggaagagccggtgattggcttttcctcactcgcgtctgacagacgcaaatagaggagagccgatcggcagctctcctgacagggggggtctgtgctgattgtttatcagcacagccccccctcagatcctacccaggaccaccagggaagccgcccaggaccaccaggatggccaccacactggaccaccaggtatgccccctagacccccagggaaatgccactatgtgcccaggcagctgccaatcagtgcccactccaatgcctaccactgccagtgccaccagggatgcctatcagtgccgcctatcagtgcctttcagtgcccagcagtgccacccatgagtgcccagcagtgccgcctatcaatgcccatcagtgctgcatatcagtgcccactcattggtgccaccgtattagtgcccatcagtgaaagagaaaacttacttatttacaaatttttttaacagaaacaaaagcaaaacttttatttttttcaaaattttcggtctttttttatttgtttagcaaaaaataaaaaccgcagaggtgaccaaataccaccaaaagaaagctctatttgtgggaacaaaatgataaaaatttagtttgggtacagtgatggatgaccgcgcaattgtcattcaaactgcgacagcactgaaagctgaaaattggtctgggcaggaaggtgtataagtgcctgatattgaagtggttaaaaaacaatttttttccgcagtttaggccgatatgtattcttctacatatttttggtaaaaaaaaaaaaaaaaaaatcgcaataagcgtatattgattggtttgcgcaaaagttatagcgtctccaaataggggatagatttatagcatttttatattttattattatttttttttttactagtaatggcggtgatctgcgatattgcggcggacatatcggacacttttgacacatttttgagaccattcacatttatacagcgatccgtgctataaaaatgcattgattactgtgtaaatgtgactggcagggaaggggttaacactagggggtgatggaggggttaatgtgtgtcctagggaagtgattctaactgtggggggaggggactgagtgggggaggtgacatatatatatatatatataatatattttggcAGTCAGCGAGtaatagcgggactgcaatattgcagcagaaaaatgttcactttgcaggaaccagtgacactaatacagtgctaaaaatatgcactgtactaatgacactggctgggaaggggttaaacatctgggttagggtgatcaaagggttaactatgtgcctaaccaATGTTTAAAAGGGTATGAGACTGGCTCTGTCTCAGTGTCTTTAATGATCAGCtatcattaaagtggtgttccagccgaaatgatactttttaaataaaaatacccctataatacacaagcttaatgtattctagtaaagctagtctgtaaacgaaggtctgttttgttaatttatagcagtagtttgttattttataaacttacagcaggccgtggccatcttaagtgtgggcagaagccagactgtatttcttcctggatctcatccttgcagatctcacacatgctcagtgcagcacaagcagtgtaataggtttcaggtcaggtttccacagcaacggcagtttcagaggaagttgccgccccttcccagaaggcattgcaaacaggaaatgatgcgatgggccgcggccagggaggaggaagtgaaaaatgaatacagcagatatacagtaggtactgagaaaaaaaataaaaaaatatccaatttgtttacagtgcacagtttagtgagggatgctgaagagttgtaaaagtgggtggaagtccactttaagacccctttcacactgagggcgttttgcaggcgttatagcgttaaaaatagcgcctacaatccgccctcaaacaactgctccagtgtgaaagcgagggctttcacaccggagtgcttcgctggcaggacatcaggaaaagtcctgtcagcagcttctttggagcggtgaaggagtggtgtgtttacCACTTCTCCAcctctgctccccattgaaatcaatggggcagcgctgggataccgccagcaaaacgccgctattgtggcGCATTGCGGACGGTTTTAAcactttctcagccgctagcgggggtaaaaactccctgctagcagccgaaatgcgctgcaaatccgacggtaaaacgctgctaaaaatagcggcattttaccaccgacgctataggcggctcagtgtgaaaggggtctaaaagaaaaGTATAGCCAAAGATTTATAGGCTGTACTtctatgaatcacaggagtgcagttcgttctgcactcctgtgacccatttttcagccgacagcgggctaagcCCACtgatggctgatgtcacagagccggtgcaggctctgaaaagatcctgacaaTATGGTTTAGATCCAGCCAGATGCCTGGACAGGCAGcgggctcagtctctcagcgagccgctgacagCCTGAGACAATTgcttcccacccccctccacagcccacgcTTCAGTGAGGGCTGACGGTGCAGAGCAGTGAGACGGAGATTGACAGTCACCAGTTCTTTGCAGCCTGAAGACCAAGAagtgagtgatcagcagtgtttgatcactctgtTCTTGGTCTTACGGCTGGTGAGGGACAGATGTAGCATAGGACTGATGtttcatccacctaggtgagtatttttttttttttttttttttaatgtatacacACAGCTTAGAAAAAAGGCATTCTTAAAAGGTGATTGGCTGTTCTCTAGTTTGAACAAAGTTGAGACAAAGTTTGTTTcaggcacgttttttttttttttttttttttttttttttttatattaaagttgAATTTTGGCATAATCagtaacaattttttaaaattgctCCCACTGTCCTCCTAACACCTGTACTAACAACCCTGTAGAAGAAAGTTgcatatacttgcctattctgTCTTCTCTGGTGATGTGATCAGCTTCCCTCTTGTCAGCAGCGGCTTcatgggagaggagggagcactgacaaAAGATGGCGCATAAACCTATAGATGTCACCACTATGGCATTCCAGGCTTTGTTGGAGAGTTGGTACTGGCAGACACGGGAGATCACGTGACTGGAGTGGCCAGATAAGCATCTTTCTCCTACAAGTTAGTCAGTATAGGTAGTGGGTGCAGTTTTAAGATTAGTTGGTGGAATCCTGAAATTCtactttaatcccccccccccaaatatagtAACCCCCCTTAGTTTTGGTTTACAATTTGAGCAGCAAAATGAGAATTTTAGGGGtctaattaaaggataagttcaagttttacaacatgttacacccatattcagagtgtaacatgttatgaatgcac
It encodes the following:
- the CST6 gene encoding cystatin-M — protein: MASQAVISGALFAVLFALLSLGWADLVGGWSAADKNSEVVKEIAEFSVSQYNLQSNYNFVYTMISLEDAREQVVSGMNYKLTLVLGNTACKKSEDYINKHCPLLTGSKLKKLKCVFSVYDIPWQNKRTLTGKRCTKI